One window of the Rhodococcus sovatensis genome contains the following:
- a CDS encoding oxygenase MpaB family protein yields the protein MDITPKRGRFGWLRRIEELDPVTDCHTIHRITAGYEFPWDYTRALEFALFRTYCVPSISKLLEKTGEFRDRPQKRYDDTSLLMAEMLEHGYDSERGREALRTVNRMHGKYTIDNDDMLYVLTTFIYEPIDWIDNYGWRRLHPKERLAAFHFYREVGIRMGIKNIPESFTEFAKFKLDYEEHTFRFTEDNHKVGTYTLELFCSWFPAAVHPAVRRGVYALMDDRMASAFGFPAGSPGLRRVAEASLRLRARSERFLPTRKRSRSTDDAGNKTYPGYPGNYRPKDLGALNCPYSSEKSGESLPRPAVEHPSKL from the coding sequence ATGGACATCACCCCGAAAAGAGGCCGCTTCGGCTGGCTTCGACGCATCGAAGAGCTGGACCCGGTGACGGACTGCCACACCATCCACCGCATCACCGCCGGCTACGAATTCCCTTGGGACTACACGCGAGCACTCGAATTCGCATTGTTCCGAACCTATTGCGTGCCCAGCATCTCCAAGCTTCTAGAGAAGACCGGCGAATTTCGGGACCGCCCACAGAAGCGGTACGACGACACCTCGCTCCTGATGGCCGAGATGCTCGAACACGGGTACGACTCCGAACGTGGACGCGAGGCGCTTCGCACAGTCAATCGAATGCACGGAAAGTACACCATCGACAACGACGACATGTTGTACGTGCTGACCACGTTCATCTACGAACCCATCGACTGGATCGACAACTACGGGTGGCGCAGATTGCACCCCAAGGAGCGCCTCGCGGCTTTCCACTTCTACCGCGAAGTCGGAATTCGCATGGGTATCAAGAACATTCCGGAATCTTTCACCGAGTTCGCGAAGTTCAAGCTCGACTACGAGGAGCACACGTTCCGCTTCACCGAGGACAACCACAAGGTCGGTACGTATACCCTCGAACTGTTCTGCTCGTGGTTCCCCGCCGCCGTGCATCCGGCGGTACGACGGGGTGTCTACGCGCTGATGGACGACAGGATGGCGTCCGCGTTCGGCTTCCCCGCGGGCTCCCCCGGTCTGAGGCGCGTTGCCGAGGCAAGCTTGCGTCTGCGGGCCCGCAGCGAGCGTTTCCTGCCTACACGCAAACGCTCCCGCAGCACCGACGACGCCGGAAACAAGACCTACCCCGGCTACCCGGGCAACTACAGGCCGAAGGACCTGGGTGCACTGAACTGTCCGTACTCGTCGGAGAAATCAGGCGAAAGCCTTCCCCGCCCAGCCGTCGAGCACCCCTCGAAACTCTGA
- a CDS encoding alpha/beta fold hydrolase yields the protein MMLTRKKILGLSVSLLVSVGGATAHAAPINVPWSPDASADTEIEFESDGTTYYGSVREAVGERRGAALILPGSGPIDRNGNYVDGGITPNTLAYVAEVLAERGVTTLRFDKIGSGRTSIDPADPPSFTEQVDGAQAAAEFLTDHTGLRGDDFAVVGHSEGGLTALALTERIPDIGKLGLLAPLSLRYFDLLHAQLNRNFDAAVASGQILPADADALRSRLDETIAELRAGRSLPYPDDEVLAAVGFSGSNAQFLAEADAVDPAAVAQTLPADTDVLLTCSEKDLNVSCGQTDRLFDALAGTDVDYARLINASHMLAELGPLPATGLDINVPLPLSSEFRGVLDGWAGKAFA from the coding sequence TTCTTGGTCTGTCCGTGTCGTTGCTCGTATCGGTGGGAGGGGCGACGGCACATGCTGCTCCGATCAACGTGCCCTGGTCACCGGACGCATCGGCCGACACCGAGATCGAATTCGAGTCCGACGGGACCACGTACTACGGAAGTGTTCGCGAAGCGGTCGGCGAACGCCGAGGCGCCGCGCTGATTCTTCCGGGCAGTGGGCCGATCGATCGCAACGGGAACTACGTCGACGGCGGCATCACTCCGAACACTCTTGCGTACGTCGCCGAGGTACTGGCCGAGCGCGGCGTCACCACGTTGCGGTTCGACAAGATCGGAAGCGGCCGAACCAGCATCGACCCGGCCGACCCGCCCAGTTTCACCGAGCAGGTCGATGGAGCCCAAGCCGCAGCCGAGTTTCTCACCGACCACACCGGACTTCGCGGTGACGACTTCGCTGTTGTGGGCCACAGCGAAGGTGGCCTCACCGCGCTCGCGCTGACCGAACGCATCCCCGACATCGGGAAGCTCGGACTGCTGGCGCCGCTGTCTCTCCGATACTTCGATCTGCTGCACGCGCAGCTGAACCGCAATTTCGACGCGGCCGTCGCCTCGGGGCAGATCCTTCCGGCCGACGCCGATGCACTGCGTAGCCGTCTGGACGAGACGATCGCCGAGTTGCGTGCGGGGCGTTCGCTGCCCTACCCCGACGACGAGGTGTTGGCCGCGGTCGGGTTCAGTGGAAGCAACGCGCAGTTCCTCGCCGAAGCGGACGCGGTGGACCCTGCCGCCGTGGCCCAGACTCTTCCAGCGGATACCGATGTGCTGCTGACGTGCTCCGAGAAGGACCTCAACGTCTCCTGCGGGCAGACTGATCGATTGTTCGACGCACTGGCCGGAACCGACGTCGACTACGCACGGCTGATCAACGCGTCGCACATGCTTGCCGAGTTGGGGCCGTTGCCGGCCACCGGTCTCGACATCAACGTTCCGCTGCCCCTGTCGTCAGAGTTTCGAGGGGTGCTCGACGGCTGGGCGGGGAAGGCTTTCGCCTGA